In one Dehalogenimonas sp. THU2 genomic region, the following are encoded:
- a CDS encoding GNAT family protein: MRVEKKLPKIALRAKRLDDAALDYQWQTDLEFSRLHVQPPLTLSFTEFAAEYAIILKNQWPGRIQFAIETGEGLHIGDCACHNINRATKEAEIGINIGRREYWGQGYGVAALRGLVDYTFRQTDLQKLRLRTLPDNLRAQRCFAKAGFTVAGSVREGEVSFVQMELTRRDWEKQAEKQ; this comes from the coding sequence ATGCGGGTTGAAAAAAAACTGCCGAAGATAGCCCTCCGGGCCAAGCGCCTGGATGATGCCGCGCTGGACTACCAGTGGCAGACCGACCTTGAGTTTTCCCGTCTGCACGTCCAGCCGCCGCTGACGTTGTCTTTCACTGAGTTCGCGGCCGAGTACGCTATCATACTCAAAAACCAGTGGCCGGGGCGTATCCAGTTTGCCATCGAAACCGGGGAAGGGTTGCATATCGGAGACTGCGCCTGCCATAACATCAACCGCGCCACCAAGGAGGCCGAGATTGGCATCAATATCGGCCGGCGGGAGTACTGGGGGCAGGGGTACGGCGTAGCGGCGCTCAGGGGACTGGTGGATTACACCTTTCGCCAGACCGATCTGCAGAAACTGCGTTTGCGGACGCTGCCTGACAACCTGAGGGCGCAGCGGTGTTTCGCCAAAGCCGGTTTTACTGTCGCCGGTTCGGTAAGGGAAGGCGAAGTGTCGTTCGTCCAGATGGAACTGACGCGCCGCGACTGGGAGAAGCAGGCTGAAAAACAATAA